The Armatimonadota bacterium genome contains a region encoding:
- a CDS encoding menaquinone biosynthesis protein → MVRVGCVPYVNALPLVAWFESLGDQSPVQLIYEVPSRLPALLESGAADAIMVSSVDALMTPGRRIAEGVCIGSHGPVKSVRVLSKVPPAEIRSLAWDQSSMTSNRLAEIVLSQGYGAKFDSITLPPDQKLMLERCDACVLIGDIGMLADGTGLFDLDLGEEWRKLTGKPFVWAGWIGNERLTPDLVLFLQTAAALSTAGKQPPAIFSERFILRRWFEEAAGVFLPHFEKLLDFAQEKSGWTREMLEDYYHRVIVYELSGQMLDGLREFQSRLLAQGYAECRHFPEIVSGSLSDSPMSGLLSS, encoded by the coding sequence ATGGTTCGGGTGGGATGTGTTCCCTATGTTAACGCGCTTCCGCTGGTCGCTTGGTTCGAATCCTTGGGCGATCAGTCGCCAGTCCAGCTGATTTACGAAGTTCCTTCGCGGTTGCCGGCGTTGCTCGAAAGCGGCGCGGCAGATGCGATCATGGTCAGCAGTGTCGATGCCCTGATGACGCCCGGACGCCGCATTGCCGAGGGTGTTTGCATCGGTTCGCACGGCCCGGTCAAGAGCGTTCGCGTGCTCAGCAAGGTTCCTCCCGCCGAAATTCGGTCGCTGGCCTGGGATCAGAGCAGCATGACCAGCAATCGGCTCGCCGAAATCGTTTTGTCGCAGGGTTACGGCGCAAAATTCGACTCGATCACGCTTCCGCCAGACCAAAAATTGATGCTCGAGCGGTGCGATGCGTGCGTTTTGATCGGCGATATCGGAATGCTCGCCGACGGCACCGGACTTTTTGACCTCGATCTCGGCGAAGAGTGGCGAAAACTCACCGGCAAGCCGTTTGTTTGGGCGGGTTGGATCGGAAATGAGCGATTAACGCCCGATTTGGTGCTGTTTTTGCAGACCGCCGCCGCATTAAGCACCGCTGGGAAGCAACCTCCGGCCATTTTTAGCGAAAGATTCATCCTTCGGCGCTGGTTTGAAGAGGCTGCGGGCGTTTTTCTGCCGCATTTCGAGAAATTATTAGACTTTGCGCAGGAGAAATCGGGCTGGACGCGCGAAATGCTCGAAGATTATTACCACCGGGTCATCGTTTATGAGCTTTCTGGGCAGATGTTGGACGGCTTGCGCGAGTTTCAATCGCGGCTGCTGGCCCAAGGCTATGCCGAATGCCGCCATTTTCCTGAAATCGTTTCCGGCTCATTGTCAGATTCGCCCATGAGCGGACTTTTATCGTCCTGA
- the sufB gene encoding Fe-S cluster assembly protein SufB, whose translation MNTETTTSEIVEEKSEHDLLLEAWADREYKEGFVTDLETDQFEPGLSEDVVIALSKKKGEPEWMTEWRLKAYRHFLTMKEPTWPNVQYPPVDLQEIAYYSAPKNLPRLDSLADADPELLRTFEKLGIPIHEQEILLNVQGKGERDVPSTSPTASNKVAVDAVFDSVSVATTFKDELKKHGIIFCSISEAIKDHPELVREYLGSVVPYSDNYYATLNSAVFSDGSFVFIPKGVRCPMELSTYFRINASKTGQFERTLIIAEEGAFVSYLEGCTAPMRDENQLHAAVVELVAHKDATIKYSTVQNWYPGDKEGKGGIYNFVTKRGICRGNNAKITWTQVETGSSITWKYPSIILKGDYSVGEFYSVALTANKQQADTGTKMIHIGKHTKSTIVSKGISAGNGQNTYRGLVKVNAGAEGARNYSQCDSMLMGDQCGAHTFPYIEVKNPTATVEHEASTSKIGEDQIFYCNQRGIPTEDAVNMIVSGFCKEVFRELPMEFAVEAQKLLGVSLEGSVG comes from the coding sequence ATGAATACCGAAACAACAACCTCGGAAATCGTCGAGGAAAAGTCAGAGCACGATCTGTTGCTCGAAGCGTGGGCCGATCGCGAATACAAAGAAGGCTTCGTAACCGACCTCGAAACCGACCAATTTGAACCTGGCTTGAGCGAAGACGTCGTCATTGCGCTCAGTAAAAAGAAAGGTGAGCCAGAATGGATGACCGAGTGGAGGCTAAAGGCATATCGCCACTTCCTCACCATGAAAGAGCCGACATGGCCGAACGTGCAGTACCCACCAGTTGATCTGCAAGAGATCGCATACTACAGCGCGCCAAAGAATCTGCCGAGATTGGACTCACTCGCCGACGCCGATCCCGAACTTCTCCGCACATTCGAGAAGCTTGGAATCCCAATCCACGAGCAAGAAATCCTTCTCAACGTACAAGGAAAGGGCGAGCGCGACGTTCCTTCGACAAGCCCGACAGCATCCAACAAAGTTGCCGTAGACGCCGTTTTCGACTCCGTATCGGTCGCGACAACCTTCAAAGATGAGCTCAAAAAGCACGGAATCATCTTCTGCAGCATCAGCGAAGCGATCAAAGACCACCCAGAACTCGTCCGCGAGTATCTCGGAAGCGTCGTGCCGTACAGCGATAACTACTATGCGACCCTAAACAGCGCGGTTTTCAGCGATGGATCGTTCGTTTTCATCCCAAAAGGTGTGCGTTGCCCGATGGAACTTAGCACCTATTTCCGAATCAACGCCAGCAAAACCGGACAATTCGAACGAACCTTGATCATTGCCGAAGAAGGCGCCTTCGTCAGTTACCTTGAGGGCTGCACTGCGCCGATGCGCGACGAAAATCAGCTGCATGCGGCCGTCGTCGAGCTCGTTGCGCACAAAGACGCCACGATCAAATACAGCACCGTCCAAAACTGGTATCCCGGCGACAAGGAAGGCAAGGGAGGAATCTACAACTTTGTCACCAAGCGCGGAATCTGCCGAGGAAACAACGCAAAAATCACTTGGACACAGGTCGAAACCGGCTCGTCAATCACTTGGAAATACCCAAGCATCATCCTCAAGGGCGACTATAGCGTGGGCGAATTCTACAGTGTTGCGCTAACCGCTAACAAACAACAAGCCGATACCGGAACAAAGATGATCCATATCGGAAAACATACAAAGTCCACGATTGTTAGCAAGGGAATTTCGGCAGGAAATGGACAAAACACCTATCGAGGTCTCGTTAAGGTCAATGCAGGCGCAGAAGGGGCCCGAAATTATTCGCAATGCGACAGCATGTTGATGGGTGACCAGTGCGGAGCGCACACTTTCCCTTACATCGAAGTGAAAAATCCGACCGCAACCGTCGAACACGAAGCATCGACTTCAAAAATCGGCGAAGATCAGATCTTTTACTGCAATCAACGCGGGATTCCAACCGAAGATGCCGTCAATATGATCGTCAGCGGCTTCTGTAAGGAAGTGTTCCGCGAGCTTCCAATGGAATTTGCTGTCGAAGCACAAAAACTCCTCGGTGTCAGCCTCGAAGGATCAGTAGGTTAA
- a CDS encoding GNAT family N-acetyltransferase — MNTESQLLTKRLMLRRYDLEADCAAAFELYSRWEVVQFLGANPAVMESLDQMRARIESNLKMEHSRADGTGRWVIVPRDGDGQMVGVVLFAELPDGAGNLTGDYEIGWHLHPNFWGMGLATEAAIAVRDFAFGVMPGLLELRAIAYPQNVKSLRVMERIGMELEGKTDRYYGIETVCYRISRDSWEDLRG, encoded by the coding sequence ATGAACACCGAATCTCAACTTTTAACCAAACGGTTAATGCTCCGTCGTTACGATCTGGAGGCGGATTGTGCCGCCGCATTTGAGCTTTATTCGCGGTGGGAAGTGGTTCAGTTCCTGGGGGCGAACCCGGCGGTGATGGAATCTTTGGATCAGATGCGAGCTCGCATCGAATCGAACCTGAAAATGGAGCATTCGCGGGCAGATGGCACTGGTCGGTGGGTGATTGTGCCGCGGGATGGCGATGGGCAGATGGTGGGCGTGGTGCTCTTTGCGGAATTGCCGGACGGGGCGGGGAATTTGACTGGGGATTATGAGATTGGCTGGCATTTGCACCCGAATTTTTGGGGCATGGGGCTGGCTACGGAGGCGGCAATTGCGGTTCGTGATTTTGCTTTTGGGGTGATGCCGGGGCTTTTGGAATTGCGGGCGATCGCTTATCCGCAGAATGTGAAATCTTTGCGCGTGATGGAGCGAATCGGCATGGAATTGGAGGGCAAAACCGACCGATATTATGGAATCGAGACGGTTTGCTACCGGATTAGCCGGGATTCGTGGGAAGATTTGCGCGGCTAA
- a CDS encoding class I SAM-dependent methyltransferase, whose translation MNPAEYSRLFELEDHYWWFVARRRLALGLIQKFAPEAKTALDLGCGAGAMLAELANRYDATGLDVSEQSKKLCESRGLRNVVLADGADMPFEDNKFDVVVTLDTIEHIDDDALTVNQILRVLNPGGVVIANVPAFRWLWGPHDIALHHKRRYTKTEFNSLFIQAGFEVELVSYSVFWLFPIVVLRRMLERFSRGEAKVRMPVVGKWFNRALIRLMDLEGRGLVRHGWPWGSSVVIVAKKPA comes from the coding sequence TTGAATCCCGCTGAATACTCCCGACTCTTCGAATTAGAAGACCATTATTGGTGGTTTGTGGCACGTCGGCGATTGGCCCTCGGACTGATCCAGAAATTCGCCCCAGAAGCCAAGACCGCGCTCGATCTAGGTTGCGGAGCGGGGGCAATGCTCGCCGAACTCGCCAATCGATACGACGCTACCGGCCTCGATGTCAGCGAACAGTCCAAAAAGCTGTGCGAATCCCGAGGGTTGCGCAACGTCGTGCTCGCAGATGGCGCGGATATGCCGTTCGAAGACAACAAATTTGACGTTGTTGTCACGCTCGACACCATAGAACACATCGACGATGACGCACTCACCGTCAATCAGATTCTAAGAGTGCTCAATCCCGGCGGAGTAGTCATTGCGAATGTGCCCGCATTCCGTTGGTTGTGGGGACCGCACGACATCGCCCTCCACCACAAGCGCAGGTACACCAAAACAGAATTCAATTCCCTCTTCATACAAGCCGGTTTTGAGGTCGAATTGGTGAGTTACAGCGTGTTTTGGCTGTTTCCGATCGTGGTTTTGCGGCGAATGCTCGAGAGATTCAGCCGAGGCGAAGCAAAAGTCCGGATGCCAGTGGTCGGAAAATGGTTTAACCGCGCGCTCATCCGGCTGATGGACCTCGAAGGCCGAGGATTGGTCCGGCATGGCTGGCCTTGGGGCTCAAGCGTGGTGATTGTCGCCAAAAAGCCCGCCTAA
- a CDS encoding LacI family DNA-binding transcriptional regulator gives MPEPSQKSSKRITLADVAAKAGVSVQTASHVMAENLTVRLPAATRERVKDAANTLGYEPNRIARAMKTGKTNMVSVWMPVDRPNYFFLRSLREISRVTRQSGYDLMIVGLESAQAYGEQHRLPHQWPVDGLMSLDAGRAMKLYREKPGNATTPLVVFGSESFEFADTVSWDVKGSVESTINRFIQSGLKQIVHLTPDWMIERFPIEQRRTGYRLAMESNGLEPELIACPGESSNDGFSAMEKYLESNPPPEMVFCFLDSIGIGAIRALTAAGLSVPQDCQVLGFSNSPDAEDSRIPMSSIGVQIVPMIERGWELLAARINNPNITSTLEVFDMEFVERSSTRIS, from the coding sequence ATGCCGGAGCCAAGTCAAAAAAGTTCCAAGCGCATCACTTTGGCGGACGTCGCTGCCAAAGCGGGAGTTTCGGTCCAAACTGCTTCGCATGTGATGGCGGAAAACCTTACCGTTCGCCTTCCTGCTGCAACACGTGAGAGAGTTAAGGATGCCGCGAACACTCTAGGCTACGAACCGAACCGAATTGCCCGTGCGATGAAGACCGGCAAGACAAACATGGTCTCGGTTTGGATGCCAGTCGACCGTCCGAATTACTTCTTTCTCCGTTCTCTTCGCGAGATCAGCCGGGTCACACGACAAAGCGGCTATGACCTGATGATTGTGGGCCTGGAATCGGCTCAAGCTTACGGCGAACAGCATCGACTGCCGCATCAATGGCCTGTCGATGGCCTGATGTCGCTGGATGCTGGGCGCGCGATGAAACTCTATCGCGAAAAACCGGGAAACGCCACCACTCCGCTCGTTGTGTTCGGCTCCGAATCATTTGAGTTTGCCGATACAGTCTCGTGGGACGTCAAAGGAAGCGTTGAATCGACCATCAATCGGTTTATTCAATCCGGGTTAAAGCAAATTGTGCACCTAACACCGGATTGGATGATCGAGAGATTCCCAATCGAGCAAAGGCGCACCGGATACCGCCTCGCAATGGAGTCAAATGGCCTGGAACCCGAACTAATTGCCTGCCCTGGAGAAAGTTCGAACGATGGTTTTTCGGCAATGGAGAAGTATCTTGAGTCAAATCCTCCCCCTGAAATGGTGTTTTGCTTCCTGGATTCAATCGGCATCGGCGCCATTCGCGCATTGACGGCCGCAGGATTGTCTGTTCCTCAAGATTGCCAAGTTCTCGGGTTCAGCAATTCACCCGATGCGGAAGATTCCCGAATTCCCATGAGCTCGATTGGCGTGCAGATCGTTCCAATGATCGAAAGAGGATGGGAACTCCTAGCGGCGAGGATCAACAATCCGAACATCACTTCGACCCTGGAAGTGTTTGATATGGAATTCGTCGAGCGAAGCTCGACACGAATCTCATAA
- a CDS encoding VWA domain-containing protein — protein MTTEQARWRFILGSDPSIDQELDASMQSMADCLDVLYHSDRRGSLHSSQPTVSKWLGDVRKLFPPSAVELIQKDAIDRLGVEKLLGDPAIIRTLQPDVQLAATLLNLSNSLKPKALDAAREVISHIAKQIEAKIRPNLLQTLLGQREASRRLKSPKLSDIDWHRTIKQILGTYLPESQTIVPTKLYGRPRRSRQSRKIVILIDQSGSMAESVIFTTIYASAIAQLPGNDVRLIAFDTSIVDLTAHVEDPVQALFAAQLGGGTDIAPALQFVDSLIDDPTNTTLILISDLFDGGNRALTEKIAHEIVERGVNFSILLALSESGTPEFDRALAYKLAEFGIPSCGLTPDQFPDWFMTLTYNHSPS, from the coding sequence TTGACAACTGAACAAGCCAGATGGCGATTCATATTGGGGAGCGACCCAAGCATCGATCAGGAACTCGATGCGTCGATGCAGTCGATGGCGGATTGCTTGGATGTGCTTTATCATTCCGATCGGCGCGGGAGCCTTCACAGTAGCCAGCCAACGGTATCCAAGTGGTTGGGCGATGTTCGAAAGTTGTTTCCCCCATCGGCAGTTGAGCTGATCCAAAAGGACGCCATAGATCGGCTCGGAGTTGAGAAGTTGTTGGGTGATCCTGCGATCATCCGGACGCTCCAGCCCGATGTTCAGCTTGCGGCCACGCTGCTGAATCTATCCAATTCGCTGAAGCCCAAGGCACTGGATGCTGCGCGCGAAGTCATTTCGCACATTGCCAAGCAGATCGAAGCAAAGATCCGACCGAACCTATTGCAGACTCTGCTGGGACAGCGGGAAGCCTCACGGCGACTCAAGAGTCCAAAATTGTCCGATATTGACTGGCACAGAACGATCAAGCAAATCTTGGGGACCTACTTGCCTGAAAGTCAGACCATTGTTCCTACCAAGTTGTATGGGCGACCTCGCCGATCCAGGCAAAGCCGGAAGATTGTGATCTTGATCGATCAAAGCGGGTCGATGGCAGAGAGCGTCATTTTCACGACCATCTATGCTTCGGCTATTGCACAACTGCCAGGGAACGATGTTCGCCTCATCGCGTTTGACACTTCGATCGTAGACCTCACAGCTCACGTCGAAGATCCGGTTCAAGCGCTGTTCGCTGCGCAACTGGGCGGCGGTACTGACATCGCGCCTGCGCTCCAGTTTGTAGATTCTCTGATTGATGATCCGACCAATACAACGCTGATTTTGATCAGTGATCTCTTCGATGGCGGAAATCGGGCGCTGACGGAAAAGATCGCGCATGAAATTGTGGAGCGCGGGGTCAATTTTTCGATCCTACTCGCGCTCAGTGAATCCGGCACACCAGAATTCGATCGTGCCCTTGCTTATAAACTGGCGGAATTCGGCATTCCGAGTTGCGGGCTCACCCCGGACCAATTCCCGGATTGGTTCATGACCCTGACTTACAATCATTCTCCGAGCTAA
- a CDS encoding winged helix DNA-binding domain-containing protein — protein MSEFKLRAWWAHRQGLLSRSQAQPHEILSSLGWARGVGGSNIYHVLFSRGGISREQADASVETQKVQELPSVRGCTYFIPHSDFGLALRLGQGKSDASAMRTAVNFLGVTQSEINELMKKVESVLQDGPSNPATLKSKLGDAVRHLGDEGKKRGQTTTLPLALGFLQTSGRIRRIPVGGRLDAERYDYAIWDGPAIPNMNLTDEEIELEFAKKYFRWIGPASESEFRWLSGFSAKSAKRVMSELKLVPIEPGSDLMLPLDDKEAFDLWDAPSDPVYRFISNLDNLVHLRRNVVSLIDPSNHDRPSPGDKKLGSVSGLSDLDTQAIIDRGEIIGLWEFDPEKGEIAYQLWRKEDDSFREELELTQQYIREQLGEFRSFSLDSPSSRKPRIDFLRNSS, from the coding sequence ATGTCTGAGTTCAAACTTCGCGCTTGGTGGGCCCACCGGCAAGGACTCCTTTCCCGCTCACAGGCACAGCCCCATGAGATTTTGTCGAGCTTGGGTTGGGCGCGCGGGGTCGGCGGATCGAATATTTATCACGTGCTGTTTTCCCGCGGTGGAATCTCGCGAGAACAGGCAGACGCGTCCGTTGAAACTCAAAAGGTCCAAGAACTTCCATCTGTCCGGGGCTGCACCTATTTCATTCCTCATTCCGATTTTGGACTCGCATTGAGGCTTGGACAAGGCAAGTCCGATGCATCGGCGATGCGCACTGCGGTCAACTTTTTGGGTGTGACGCAATCCGAAATCAATGAGTTAATGAAAAAGGTCGAATCCGTCCTCCAAGATGGCCCATCGAATCCGGCGACTTTGAAATCTAAACTCGGAGATGCCGTGCGGCACCTCGGGGACGAAGGCAAGAAGCGAGGGCAAACCACAACTCTTCCCCTTGCTCTGGGATTCCTGCAAACAAGCGGGCGCATTCGCCGAATTCCTGTCGGGGGCAGGCTCGATGCGGAGCGTTACGACTACGCCATTTGGGACGGTCCCGCGATCCCGAATATGAACCTCACTGACGAGGAAATAGAGCTTGAATTCGCCAAAAAGTACTTCCGCTGGATCGGTCCAGCGTCAGAGTCTGAGTTTCGATGGCTATCTGGATTTAGCGCGAAGTCCGCTAAGCGAGTCATGTCTGAATTGAAACTTGTGCCTATTGAGCCCGGTTCGGATTTGATGTTGCCGCTGGACGACAAAGAAGCTTTCGACCTTTGGGACGCCCCTTCGGATCCCGTGTACCGTTTCATATCCAATCTAGACAATCTCGTCCATCTGCGACGAAATGTAGTCTCGTTGATCGATCCGTCGAACCACGATCGCCCGTCACCGGGAGACAAGAAACTCGGGTCGGTATCTGGGCTGTCAGACTTAGACACACAAGCGATTATTGATCGCGGCGAAATCATCGGACTGTGGGAATTCGACCCCGAAAAGGGCGAGATCGCGTACCAACTTTGGCGCAAGGAAGACGATTCTTTCCGGGAAGAATTGGAGCTCACGCAACAGTACATTCGCGAACAGCTTGGCGAATTTCGAAGCTTCAGCTTAGACAGCCCATCCAGCCGAAAGCCGCGAATCGACTTCCTCAGGAATTCCTCATGA
- a CDS encoding N-acetylmuramoyl-L-alanine amidase, with protein MLTSLLMLCLVQDIPPKPPIVTRAEWRAKPMLPGAIPHVVHTITIHHTGVKSNRNRSLEDKLAGLQAFSQREDKLANGKTKPAWPDVPYHYYIAIDGRIGEGRDPNFQGDTNTEYNPKGHLLIVVEGEFNTEKPTQEQLGSLVVLTRWCCWRYHVSPDTIAGHGDHSKQTDCPGDNLKSFLPLLRKQCAE; from the coding sequence ATGTTGACTTCTCTTTTGATGCTGTGTTTGGTTCAGGACATTCCACCAAAGCCTCCCATCGTGACGCGTGCTGAATGGAGAGCAAAGCCGATGTTGCCGGGCGCGATCCCGCATGTCGTCCACACGATCACCATCCACCACACCGGTGTGAAGAGTAATCGGAATCGGAGCCTGGAAGACAAGCTAGCGGGACTTCAGGCGTTCAGTCAACGCGAAGACAAACTGGCGAACGGCAAAACCAAACCCGCCTGGCCCGATGTTCCATATCACTATTACATCGCGATTGACGGACGAATTGGCGAAGGTCGAGACCCGAATTTTCAGGGCGACACCAATACCGAATACAACCCGAAGGGGCATTTGCTCATCGTGGTGGAAGGAGAATTCAACACCGAAAAACCGACTCAAGAACAGCTCGGTTCGTTGGTTGTATTGACCCGCTGGTGCTGCTGGAGGTACCACGTCTCACCAGATACGATCGCCGGACATGGAGATCACAGCAAGCAGACTGACTGCCCTGGCGACAACCTAAAATCGTTCTTGCCCCTCTTGCGAAAACAGTGCGCAGAGTAA
- a CDS encoding AAA family ATPase: MLPNVLRQRAEIQYQQELEALAKADTKSRPDNWRLSPRAVVDFVIGAKRDGLEISPKYVGSRQLIEVAVATLVTDRALLLVGTPGTAKTWVSELLAAAICGDSSLLVQGTAGTDESAVRYGWNYARLIAEGPKPESMVASPVLRAMESGKIARLEEITRIPGEIQDSLITTLSEKVISIPELGSEVAAIRGFNVIATANDRDKGVHDLSHALRRRFNTVHLPLPATLEEEVKIVSDRVIERNGPVAEKTILGSEGEINRILLIFRELREGKTADGKVKLKSPSATLSTAEAIGVVESSLAMATHFGDGTFTPTILAQALYGSIVRDQSQDSTIWLEYLETVMKTRTAFGKLYTACIEDLKNH; the protein is encoded by the coding sequence ATGCTCCCAAACGTCTTGCGCCAACGCGCCGAAATCCAATATCAGCAAGAGCTCGAGGCTCTGGCAAAAGCGGACACGAAGTCGCGTCCGGATAACTGGCGATTGTCGCCACGAGCCGTGGTCGATTTCGTCATTGGTGCGAAGCGAGATGGACTTGAAATTTCGCCAAAGTATGTTGGTTCGCGGCAGTTGATCGAAGTCGCTGTCGCGACACTGGTGACTGACCGTGCACTCCTCTTGGTAGGTACTCCGGGGACCGCCAAAACATGGGTTTCGGAATTGCTTGCCGCTGCGATTTGTGGCGACTCCAGCCTCCTCGTTCAGGGCACGGCCGGTACGGATGAGTCGGCTGTTCGCTACGGTTGGAATTACGCTCGGCTGATTGCTGAGGGGCCGAAGCCGGAATCCATGGTAGCATCGCCCGTTCTCCGCGCCATGGAATCTGGCAAGATCGCCCGGCTCGAGGAAATCACTCGAATTCCCGGCGAGATTCAAGATAGTTTGATCACGACCTTGAGTGAAAAAGTGATCTCCATCCCTGAATTGGGAAGCGAGGTTGCCGCGATTCGGGGCTTCAATGTCATTGCGACGGCTAACGATCGTGACAAAGGGGTCCACGATCTGAGTCACGCATTGAGACGGCGTTTCAATACGGTCCACTTACCTCTACCCGCGACTCTGGAAGAAGAAGTCAAGATCGTTTCGGACCGCGTGATCGAGCGAAATGGACCTGTTGCCGAAAAGACGATCCTCGGCTCCGAGGGCGAAATCAATCGAATCCTCCTGATTTTCCGCGAGTTGCGGGAAGGAAAAACCGCTGACGGCAAGGTGAAACTGAAGTCGCCATCAGCGACGCTGAGCACAGCTGAAGCGATCGGCGTAGTAGAAAGTAGTCTTGCGATGGCGACCCACTTCGGCGATGGAACGTTCACGCCAACCATCCTAGCGCAGGCTCTTTACGGTTCGATTGTGCGAGATCAGTCACAAGATTCAACCATTTGGTTAGAGTATTTGGAGACCGTCATGAAGACCCGAACGGCGTTTGGCAAGCTCTATACTGCCTGCATTGAAGATTTGAAAAATCACTAA
- a CDS encoding beta-N-acetylhexosaminidase, with amino-acid sequence MRLPLIPFPKTLEMHEGKFVWPTDPGIKPESLLAWVADRDSRLTLDGDHAVQILHDTELEDSNYKLVVEPNLITISTGSKSGLQNAARTLVQLFEHSAEIECLCIEDGPRFGWRGAMLDPSRHFLPLPWILKFVDLMSMLKLNRLHLHLCDDQGWRIEIKKYPKLTEIGGVRRATPWAPGSDDHDDTPHGGYYTQAELRSLVDYAAERGIVVMPEIELPGHATSALAAYPELANHNRPIETSIRYGVHDDIYNVEDATLRFLEDVLEEVLDIFPSEFIHIGGDEVPKTQWKASEAAQQRMQQEGLANEDELQSWFIKHFDRWLANRGRRLVGWDEILEGGLAPGATVMSWRGMEGGIAAATAGHDVVMCPVQHCYFDHYQTAFKSGEPTAIGGNLPLSKVYAFEPVPSSLDESAARHVLGGQANFWSEYMRTTDQVEYMALPRLLALSEVLWGKPDPDSFEEFLSRVEPVLRCLSEKGYRFRPLSPEVPDYFLNIGNWAVGDLSGDERLLNFAVNQMVSVGDEILAQYMGGAWSVEFSSPSFFYVDGTTIESEHDGRTGNFDRNNRIKVPQSGVLKSISLKMKSVGDGDTTGTIYLVKNG; translated from the coding sequence ATGAGACTCCCTCTGATTCCCTTTCCGAAGACTCTCGAGATGCACGAGGGCAAATTTGTATGGCCCACCGATCCAGGGATCAAACCTGAGAGCTTGCTGGCGTGGGTCGCAGACCGGGATTCAAGGCTCACGCTCGATGGGGACCACGCTGTCCAGATACTGCACGATACTGAATTAGAGGATTCGAACTACAAACTGGTAGTCGAGCCGAATCTGATTACGATCTCAACGGGCTCGAAGTCTGGTCTTCAAAACGCGGCGAGGACTCTGGTGCAGTTGTTTGAGCACAGCGCTGAAATTGAGTGTCTTTGCATCGAAGATGGCCCTAGATTCGGATGGCGCGGTGCGATGCTCGATCCTAGTCGCCACTTCTTGCCGCTACCTTGGATTCTCAAATTCGTGGATTTGATGTCGATGCTGAAGCTAAACCGGCTCCACCTACACCTGTGCGACGATCAGGGGTGGCGAATCGAAATCAAGAAGTATCCCAAGCTCACAGAGATCGGCGGCGTCCGACGAGCAACACCTTGGGCCCCGGGAAGCGATGACCACGACGATACTCCCCACGGCGGGTATTACACCCAAGCCGAACTCAGAAGCTTAGTGGATTACGCTGCAGAGCGAGGCATCGTTGTGATGCCCGAAATCGAACTTCCCGGTCACGCGACGAGTGCCTTGGCGGCCTATCCAGAACTCGCAAACCACAACCGACCAATAGAAACGAGCATCCGATATGGCGTTCACGACGATATCTACAACGTCGAGGACGCGACCTTGCGATTTTTGGAAGATGTGCTAGAAGAGGTGCTGGATATCTTTCCTTCAGAATTTATCCATATCGGGGGGGACGAGGTCCCGAAGACGCAATGGAAAGCCAGCGAAGCGGCACAACAACGCATGCAACAAGAAGGGCTGGCGAACGAGGACGAGCTGCAGTCTTGGTTCATCAAGCACTTCGACCGTTGGCTGGCGAACCGAGGACGAAGGCTGGTCGGTTGGGACGAAATCCTAGAAGGTGGACTCGCGCCCGGAGCCACCGTCATGAGCTGGCGAGGAATGGAGGGCGGGATTGCAGCAGCGACTGCTGGACACGACGTCGTGATGTGCCCGGTGCAGCATTGCTACTTTGACCACTATCAAACCGCGTTCAAATCGGGCGAGCCGACCGCCATTGGAGGAAACTTGCCGCTGAGCAAAGTGTACGCGTTTGAACCCGTGCCGAGTTCATTAGACGAGTCTGCAGCGCGCCATGTCCTCGGCGGTCAGGCCAATTTTTGGAGCGAATATATGCGCACCACAGACCAGGTGGAGTACATGGCCCTCCCAAGACTCCTCGCACTTTCTGAAGTTCTGTGGGGAAAGCCTGACCCAGATTCGTTTGAAGAATTCCTGTCCCGAGTTGAACCGGTTTTGCGCTGCTTGAGCGAAAAGGGCTACCGGTTCCGGCCGTTGAGCCCGGAAGTACCCGATTACTTTTTGAACATTGGAAACTGGGCGGTGGGAGACCTTTCTGGAGACGAAAGATTACTGAACTTTGCGGTTAACCAAATGGTTAGCGTTGGAGATGAGATTCTCGCTCAATACATGGGTGGCGCGTGGAGTGTCGAATTCTCTTCCCCGTCGTTTTTCTACGTGGATGGAACGACGATCGAGTCCGAGCATGACGGACGTACCGGGAATTTTGATCGTAACAACCGGATCAAAGTGCCGCAGTCAGGAGTGTTGAAGTCGATTTCATTGAAAATGAAATCCGTCGGTGATGGAGATACGACCGGAACCATCTATCTGGTCAAAAACGGCTGA